One Cupriavidus taiwanensis DNA window includes the following coding sequences:
- a CDS encoding erythromycin esterase family protein, producing the protein MPQARADPHAVAAIAAATVPWPAVDHAAQDPFTGAFANGAAALADRLAGHRVVLLGECTHGTAEFYHARAALTAHLVARHGYRIIAVEADWPDAAAVDRHVRGRSPQSAESPGAAFTRFPVWMWRNLEVARFIRWLHAHNAALAPARRAGFFGLDIYSLGASMAAVLAYLEGVDPQAAQAARERYGCLEPWRRDPARYGRAVLHGTHADCEDAVVEQLQALLDKRLAYARDGHDEFLDAAQNARLVASAERYYRVMYHGSDDSWNLRDTHMFDTLAQLLHAHGPQARAVVWAHNSHIGDAAHTEMGGSQGQLNIGQLCREAYGDGAALVGFSTYDGTVAAATSWDGPMEIKQVRPARPDSYEHLFHAAGHAQGWTDLRDAAGSALHAELRELLMPARQERFIGVIYRPETELQSHYARAVLPRQFDVLAWFDRSSAVPALPAAPAPGAPETWPSGL; encoded by the coding sequence ATGCCACAAGCCCGGGCCGACCCGCACGCCGTGGCCGCGATCGCGGCCGCGACCGTGCCGTGGCCCGCGGTGGATCACGCCGCGCAGGATCCCTTCACCGGCGCCTTCGCCAACGGCGCCGCGGCGCTGGCCGACCGGCTCGCCGGCCACCGCGTGGTGCTGCTCGGCGAATGCACGCACGGCACCGCCGAGTTCTATCACGCCCGCGCCGCACTGACCGCACATCTGGTGGCCCGGCACGGCTACCGCATCATCGCGGTGGAAGCAGACTGGCCGGACGCCGCGGCGGTGGACCGCCACGTGCGCGGGCGCTCGCCGCAGTCCGCCGAATCCCCCGGCGCCGCCTTTACGCGCTTCCCGGTCTGGATGTGGCGCAATCTCGAGGTAGCGCGCTTTATCCGCTGGCTGCACGCGCACAATGCCGCGCTCGCGCCGGCGCGGCGCGCCGGCTTCTTCGGGCTCGATATCTACAGCCTCGGCGCCTCGATGGCGGCGGTGCTGGCCTACCTGGAAGGCGTCGATCCGCAGGCCGCGCAGGCCGCGCGCGAACGCTACGGCTGCCTGGAACCGTGGCGGCGCGATCCGGCGCGCTATGGCCGCGCGGTGCTCCACGGCACCCATGCCGACTGCGAGGACGCGGTGGTCGAGCAGCTGCAGGCCTTGCTCGACAAGCGCCTGGCCTATGCGCGCGACGGGCACGATGAATTCCTCGATGCCGCGCAGAATGCGCGCCTGGTGGCCTCGGCCGAACGCTACTACCGCGTCATGTACCACGGCAGCGACGACAGCTGGAACCTGCGCGACACGCATATGTTCGACACCCTGGCGCAACTGCTGCACGCCCATGGGCCGCAAGCGCGCGCCGTGGTGTGGGCGCACAACTCGCATATCGGGGATGCTGCGCACACCGAGATGGGCGGCAGCCAGGGCCAGCTCAATATCGGCCAGCTATGCCGCGAAGCCTACGGCGACGGGGCCGCGCTGGTCGGCTTCAGCACCTATGACGGCACCGTGGCCGCCGCAACGTCCTGGGACGGGCCCATGGAAATCAAGCAGGTGCGTCCCGCACGGCCCGACAGCTACGAACACCTGTTCCATGCGGCCGGCCATGCGCAGGGCTGGACCGACCTGCGCGACGCTGCCGGCAGCGCCTTGCACGCCGAGTTGCGTGAATTGCTGATGCCGGCGCGGCAGGAGCGCTTCATCGGCGTGATCTATCGCCCCGAGACCGAACTGCAGAGCCACTACGCGCGCGCCGTCCTGCCACGGCAGTTCGACGTGCTGGCGTGGTTCGACCGCAGCAGCGCGGTCCCGGCGTTGCCGGCGGCGCCTGCCCCGGGCGCCCCCGAGACCTGGCCCTCCGGCCTCTGA